A genomic window from Brassica oleracea var. oleracea cultivar TO1000 chromosome C8, BOL, whole genome shotgun sequence includes:
- the LOC106310191 gene encoding uncharacterized protein LOC106310191: protein MKQPATPNAAEETKAEQNQTGAKQKPKKIPTATELISHYQKRGLEPAEASVKVIEDLQNALVRVVSSSKNNASSKDKLLTDARKIDAVNGRLAVVDAKLETKPGYVETFVLGLASGAALNGINAVWPHVTRGIGQVWSAVKSGTDPSSAS from the coding sequence ATGAAGCAACCGGCCACACCGAACGCGGCGGAAGAAACCAAAGCAGAACAAAACCAAACTGGAGCAAAGCAGAAACCCAAGAAAATCCCAACTGCAACGGAGCTAATCTCTCACTACCAGAAGCGAGGCCTCGAACCAGCCGAAGCATCGGTTAAGGTCATCGAAGACTTACAAAACGCGCTCGTTCGCGTCGTTTCGTCTTCCAAGAACAACGCCTCCAGCAAAGATAAGCTTTTAACCGACGCGAGGAAAATCGACGCCGTTAACGGAAGGCTCGCCGTCGTGGACGCTAAGCTGGAGACGAAGCCTGGATACGTTGAGACTTTCGTGTTGGGTTTAGCTTCTGGTGCGGCACTTAACGGGATTAACGCCGTCTGGCCTCACGTTACCAGAGGCATCGGTCAGGTTTGGTCCGCCGTTAAGAGTGGGACAGATCCGTCATCGGCTTCTTAA
- the LOC106312772 gene encoding uncharacterized membrane protein At1g16860, with translation MGSRYPSHQLGNGLFVSGRPEQPKERPPTMSSTAMPYTGGDIKKSGELGKMFIPTDGTKSRKSGPIPGAPSRSGSFAGNAQSGPGAPNATGRMSGSLASAAGSVSMKKTNSGPLSKHGEPLKKSSGPQSGGVTRQHSGPIPVLPATGLITSGPLNSSGAPRKVSGPLDSSGSLKTHMASVVHNQAVTTLGSQDDFSSLKSFPKSVLWLVVLIFIMGFLAGGFILGAVHNPMLLIVVAVFFTVVAALFVWNSCWGRRGITDFIARYPDADLRTAKNGQFVKVTGVVTCGNVPLESSFQRVPRCVYTSTCLYEYRGWGSKPANSSHRCFTWGLRSSERHVVDFYISDFQSGLRALVKTGNGAKVTPVVDDSVVIDFKHGSEKASPDFVRWLRQKNLSSDDRIMRLKEGYIKEGSTVSVIGVVHRNDNVLMIVPSSEPITAGWQWSRCTFPTSLEGIVLRCEDSSNVDAIPV, from the exons ATGGGTTCGAGATACCCATCTCACCAGCTCGGCAACGGGCTGTTTGTGTCTGGTCGGCCTGAGCAGCCCAAAGAGAGGCCTCCAACGATGAGTTCAACAGCCATGCCTTACACTGGTGGAGATATCAAGAAATCTGGAGAGTTGGGGAAGATGTTTATTCCAACGGATGGGACTAAGTCGAGGAAGTCTGGTCCCATACCCGGCGCTCCTTCCAGGTCTGGCTCGTTCGCCGGGAATGCTCAGTCAGGTCCAGGCGCTCCTAACGCTACCGGTCGGATGTCTGGGTCTTTGGCCTCTGCTGCTGGGTCTGTTTCCATGAAGAAAACGAACTCCGGACCTTTGTCCAAGCACGGAGAGCCTCTGAAGAAATCGTCTGGACCGCAGTCTGGTGGCGTGACGCGGCAGCATTCTGGTCCTATTCCTGTTCTTCCGGCTACAGGTCTGATAACGTCAGGGCCTTTGAACTCGTCTGGTGCTCCCAGGAAGGTTTCTGGTCCTTTAGACTCTTCTGGTTCGTTGAAGACGCATATGGCGTCTGTTGTCCACAACCAGGCGGTGACTACCCTTGGTTCGCAAGATGACTTCTCCAGTTTGAAGAGCTTCCCGAAGTCTGTGTTGTGGCTGGTTGTTCTTATTTTTATAATGGGGTTTCTTGCCGGAGGCTTCATTCTTGGTGCTGTTCACAATCCGATGCTCCTCATCGTTGTGGCGGTCTTCTTTACAGTTGTTGCTGCGCTTTTTGTTTGGAATAGTTGTTGGGGGAGACGTGGTATCACGGATTTTATTGCTCGTTATCCTGATGCTGACCTTCGAACTGCCAAAAATGGTCAGTTCGTGAAGGTCACTGGG GTGGTTACTTGTGGAAATGTGCCGCTTGAGTCATCCTTTCAAAGAGTTCCCAGATGTGTGTACACATCCACATGTCTATATGAGTATCGTGGATGGGGTTCGAAACCAGCCAATTCTTCACATCGTTGCTTCACATGGGGACTGAGATCATCAGAG AGACATGTGGTGGACTTCTACATATCAGATTTTCAATCTGGGCTAAGAGCTTTAGTCAAAACCGGAAATGGTGCAAAGGTAACACCTGTTGTAGATGATTCTGTTGTCATCGACTTTAAGCACGGAAGTGAGAAAGCGTCTCCAGATTTTGTTCGGTGGTTAAGGCAGAAGAATCTATCAAGCGATGATCGAATAATGCGACTCAAAGAAGG GTATATAAAAGAAGGAAGCACAGTCAGTGTGATTGGAGTGGTGCATAGAAATGATAATGTGTTAATGATAGTGCCATCATCTGAGCCAATTACAGCTGGTTGGCAATGGAGTAGATGCACGTTCCCAACAAGCCTTGAAGGAATCGTATTGAGATGTGAAGACTCATCGAACGTTGATGCAATACCGGTTTAA
- the LOC106312336 gene encoding ACT domain-containing protein ACR11-like, with product MAAMASASGSALRFTDAPSSRAIRREFGASCLAPRTVTFGFVDKSVTNLNRLRLSCLKTRASNATAVENANAADSDKVPTPVVIIDQDSDPDATVVEVTFGDRLGALLDTMNALKNLGLNVVKANVYLDSSGKHNKFAITKADSGRKVEDPELLEAIRLTVINNMLEFHPESSSQLAMGAAFGVLPPTEQVDVDIATQVSIKDDGPDRSLLYIETADRPGLLVELVKIISDISVAVESGEFDTEGLLAKVKFHVSYRNKALIKPLQQVLANSLRYFLRRPSTDESSF from the exons ATGGCTGCTATGGCCTCTGCTTCTGGTTCTGCTCTTCGCTTCACTGATGCTCCTAGCTCTCGCGCTATCAGACGCGAGTTTGGAGCTTCCTGTCTTGCTCCTAGGACAGTCACGTTCGGATTCGTCGATAAATCTGTTACCAATCTCAACCGACTAAG ACTATCTTGTTTGAAGACTAGAGCATCTAATGCTACTGCTGTGGAG AATGCAAATGCTGCTGATTCTGATAAAGTTCCGACACCAGTGGTCATAATCGACCAAGATTCTGACCCTGATGCGACCGTCGTTGAAGTTACATTCGGAGACCGTCTTGGAGCTCTACTTGACACT ATGAATGCGCTCAAAAACTTGGGTTTGAATGTGGTCAAGGCTAATGTCTACCTTGATTCTTCTGGCAAGCACAACAAATTTGCCATTACTAAAGC GGATAGTGGAAGAAAAGTAGAAGACCCAGAGTTGCTGGAGGCCATCCGTCTCACTGTCATCAACAACATGCTTGAGTTTCATCCT GAATCAAGTTCTCAACTGGCAATGGGAGCAGCTTTTGGTGTTCTTCCACCAACTGAACAG GTTGATGTGGACATTGCAACACAAGTAAGCATTAAAGATGATGGACCAGACCGCAG TTTACTATACATAGAAACAGCAGATAGGCCTGGGCTATTAGTTGAGCTGGTGAAGATCATTTCAGATATCAGCGTTGCTGTCGAATCTGGAGAATTCGACACCGAG GGTTTGTTGGCTAAGGTAAAGTTCCACGTAAGCTACAGAAACAAAGCCCTAATCAAGCCTCTCCAGCAG GTTCTTGCCAATAGTCTGAGGTACTTCTTGAGGCGTCCATCCACTGACGAGTCAAGTTTCTGA
- the LOC106312337 gene encoding ubiquitin-conjugating enzyme E2 36-like, translating to MANSNLPRRIIKETQRLLSEPAPGISASPSEENMRYFNVMILGPSQSPYEGGVFKLELFLPEEYPMAAPKVRFLTKIYHPNIDKLGRICLDILKDKWSPALQIRTVLLSIQALLSAPNPDDPLSENIAKHWKSNEAEAVETAKEWTRLYASGA from the exons ATGGCTAATAGCAATCTACCGCGAAGAATCATCAAG GAAACACAACGTCTACTTAGTGAACCTG CTCCGGGGATAAGCGCGTCTCCGTCAGAGGAAAACATGCGTTATTTCAATGTCATGATTCTTGGTCCTTCACAGTCTCCTTATGAAG GAGGAGTTTTCAAGTTGGAGCTCTTTTTGCCTGAAGAATACCCTATGGCAGCTCCCAAA GTTAGGTTTCTCACCAAAATATACCATCCTAACATTGACAAG CTTGGAAGGATCTGCCTTGACATTCTGAAAGACAAATGGAGTCCTGCGCTACAGATAAGAACTGTGCTCTTGAG TATCCAAGCTCTTCTAAGTGCACCAAACCCTGATGATCCACTTTCTGAGAACATAGCTAAGCATTGGAAGAGTAATGAAGCTGAAGCTGTGGAGACAG CTAAGGAGTGGACTCGTCTATATGCAAGTGGCGCTTGA
- the LOC106308942 gene encoding uncharacterized protein LOC106308942: protein MGQVLPEEIKNVWERWNIRGMLILSLSLQTILILFAPTRKRASSKSLTILLWSCYLLADWSANFAAGLISKNQWTDPKPNQEPRQNQKLMALWSPFLLLHLGGPDTITAFSLEDNALWTRHMLGLIFQAFVCVFVVFLSLPNPLWPSILLLFTAGIIKYLERTMALSVASSGKFRHSGIQTKGLKRSDVEEGLEEPTPTDVLSLLFWIFRSERRPMEIAKPDRDLTDLETVQHAFTLYRHFTSLISNFVFSFRDLKASQALFNVLNPQEALMVLGAELCFIYDALYTKSPILHTKKGFLFRVIASGSLVWSFCKFHYRDKKKIQEFQHTDVIITYMLFLAGLTLDFISTLVFLLSDWKLAVLCKPQKKPNSKPSRISIVLNWILGFKSLRWEKIIDHGHEVIAGPVLLRRWAGKIYAFNFFNFFLKTDGKINVRGRRDSPYMMKQFVKCIHGVQCYIVRVMASNKVAHYILYPVKAFVKVLRFLVAYVIDRLDVKEFIDDMRVEGFVSSEPMTKTLWSFVFEQVRHKSKFADTEENTKTICSARGEWTLRENRCSRRLIHYVENVDYDETLLLWHIATEICYQEEEEEEPDEHREFSKTLSDYMMYLMILQPQLMSEVAGLGMLRFKDAMVEAEELLEESFKKAKDVKLAGEKIVALVNGGVSGELGNESILEGASSIVRELKQMQGCRNKWKILSRVWVELICFASLHCDATARLELLSKGGELFAFVWLLMAHFGLVD from the coding sequence ATGGGTCAAGTGTTGCCCGAAGAAATAAAAAACGTCTGGGAGAGATGGAACATAAGAGGAATGTTAATCTTAAGTCTTTCTCTTCAGACAATTCTCATCTTATTTGCCCCAACTAGGAAACGAGCATCATCCAAGTCTCTAACCATACTCTTATGGTCATGCTACCTCCTCGCCGACTGGTCAGCTAACTTCGCCGCCGGTTTAATCTCCAAGAATCAATGGACCGATCCAAAACCAAACCAAGAACCACGCCAAAACCAAAAACTCATGGCTCTATGGTCGCCTTTCCTTCTCTTACACCTAGGCGGACCAGACACCATCACCGCTTTCTCCTTAGAAGACAACGCTCTCTGGACTCGACACATGCTCGGTCTCATTTTCCAAGCCTTTGTCTGCGTCTTCGTGGTCTTTCTCTCTCTCCCCAACCCTCTATGGCCTTCTATTCTCTTACTCTTCACCGCCGGTATCATAAAGTACTTAGAGAGGACAATGGCCTTGAGCGTGGCAAGCTCGGGTAAGTTCAGACACTCCGGGATTCAGACAAAGGGTTTAAAGAGAAGCGATGTCGAAGAAGGGTTAGAAGAACCGACTCCTACCGATGTTCTTAGTCTCTTGTTTTGGATTTTCCGTTCAGAGAGACGTCCTATGGAGATTGCCAAGCCAGACAGAGACTTAACCGATTTAGAGACTGTTCAACATGCTTTCACACTTTATCGTCACTTCACAAGTCTCATATCTAACTTCGTCTTCAGCTTCAGAGATCTTAAGGCAAGCCAAGCGTTGTTCAACGTGTTGAATCCTCAAGAAGCTTTGATGGTTTTAGGAGCTGAGCTATGTTTTATTTATGATGCTCTCTACACTAAATCACCTATTCTTCATACTAAGAAAGGGTTTCTGTTTAGAGTCATTGCATCTGGATCTCTTGTTTGGTCTTTCTGTAAGTTCCATTATAGAGACAAGAAGAAGATTCAAGAGTTTCAGCATACCGATGTTATCATCACATACATGTTGTTCTTAGCTGGTCTAACGCTGGATTTTATATCTACTTTAGTGTTCTTGCTCTCTGACTGGAAACTTGCCGTGCTATGCAAGCCACAGAAAAAGCCTAACTCAAAACCATCAAGAATAAGCATTGTACTCAACTGGATCCTTGGTTTCAAGAGCCTGCGATGGGAGAAGATAATCGATCACGGTCATGAGGTGATTGCAGGGCCGGTTCTGCTTCGAAGATGGGCTGGAAAGATCTATGCTTTCAATTTTTTCAACTTTTTCTTGAAAACAGATGGCAAGATTAATGTTCGTGGAAGAAGAGATTCACCATACATGATGAAACAATTCGTCAAATGTATCCATGGTGTTCAATGCTATATCGTACGAGTCATGGCATCAAACAAAGTGGCTCATTACATTCTTTACCCCGTCAAGGCTTTTGTCAAGGTTTTAAGGTTTCTTGTTGCCTACGTAATCGATCGTCTTGATGTCAAGGAGTTTATAGATGACATGAGAGTGGAAGGCTTTGTGTCTAGTGAACCAATGACGAAAACTCTATGGAGTTTTGTGTTTGAGCAGGTGAGACACAAATCGAAGTTTGCGGATACAGAGGAGAACACAAAGACAATATGTTCAGCTAGAGGAGAATGGACATTGCGAGAGAATCGTTGCTCAAGGAGACTGATTCATTACGTGGAAAACGTTGATTACGATGAGACTCTTCTCTTGTGGCACATAGCAACAGAGATATGTTACCAAGAAGAAGAAGAAGAAGAACCAGATGAGCACCGTGAATTCAGCAAAACCTTATCAGACTACATGATGTATCTTATGATCTTGCAACCTCAGTTGATGTCTGAAGTGGCTGGTCTTGGGATGCTTAGGTTTAAAGACGCGATGGTAGAGGCAGAGGAGTTGTTGGAGGAGAGTTTCAAGAAAGCGAAAGATGTGAAACTAGCTGGTGAAAAGATTGTAGCATTAGTTAATGGTGGTGTTAGTGGAGAGTTGGGTAACGAGAGTATTTTGGAGGGAGCTAGTTCGATTGTGAGAGAGCTGAAGCAGATGCAAGGATGTCGTAATAAATGGAAGATATTGAGTAGAGTGTGGGTTGAGTTGATTTGCTTTGCTTCGTTGCATTGTGATGCTACGGCTCGTCTGGAACTGCTTAGCAAAGGTGGTGAGCTCTTTGCTTTTGTTTGGCTCTTAATGGCTCATTTTGGCCTTGTTGACTAG
- the LOC106310216 gene encoding uncharacterized protein LOC106310216, with product MAAETIPKDVKNLWEEWNIRVLIIFSLSLQAILVVFSPSRKRASGKLFVFLIWFAYLLADWSANYTIGQISDTQDEEDGDQSSSLNHELLAFWAPFLLLHLGGPDTITALALEDNELWRRHLFGLICQAVSTVYVLCLSIPSGIAVPTGLMIVAGVIKFVERIRALYLASSGKFKGSVLRKNEKLMRKEEDPTTAGVPIKPSRELRDLEVVQYAYKLFNISKGLVPDLRLASRGWDESKRFVDSLTPEEALRVLEVELSFMYDDFFTKASILLTRVGSVFRFIAFGCLVSSLCIFFSKKKENYKRFDVSLTYALLIGGIVLELVVAVMICVSDRTIAITRKLKQSSDETWSWYDKFLNWILGFRRLKWERCRCPMSEEDLSEAHEVLNRRFMFRRWSEYIHGYNLIEFCLRISPQKIHRPEGYIRSFFDLRITRRLALVAQGMYSCFASMEGGVSTAMTCCIIRNIWLLLFFPLLLLLAPLVLLVDLLLLGVGQFLEFFGVQDEITEIIFKSSDRLPKDLWEFIHNEVRYKSRVAVDRERAKRISSARGEWTLNQPQRSGTAELTVEQALVQHVSLVDYGQSILLWHIATDLIYRIEIRILTEEQYRCKEVSKMLSDYMMYLMMMKPALMSAVAGTAKMKFTETCSVARTFFGDGFSDVREACGELLSKKRNMMVFYMGDESTLEDACKLAEELLRIERRSEEVSVWGLVSRVWVELLCYAANHCDSKQHVAQLSQGGELVSFVWLFMAHLGIGKHATMHHPA from the coding sequence ATGGCAGCAGAGACGATCCCGAAGGACGTGAAGAATCTTTGGGAAGAATGGAACATTCGTGTTCTCATCATCTTCAGTCTCTCACTCCAAGCGATCCTTGTCGTCTTCTCACCCAGCAGAAAACGCGCATCCGGCAAGCTCTTCGTCTTCCTCATATGGTTCGCTTACCTTCTCGCCGACTGGTCAGCAAACTACACCATCGGTCAAATCTCAGACACTCAAGACGAGGAAGACGGTGATCAATCTTCGTCGTTGAATCACGAGCTTTTAGCCTTCTGGGCTCCGTTTCTTCTGTTGCACCTCGGTGGTCCCGACACGATCACTGCCCTTGCCTTAGAAGACAACGAGCTTTGGCGTAGACACTTGTTCGGACTCATCTGTCAAGCAGTTTCCACTGTCTACGTACTATGTCTGTCGATACCTAGCGGGATAGCGGTCCCCACAGGGCTGATGATTGTGGCTGGAGTGATCAAGTTTGTCGAGAGGATAAGAGCGCTTTACTTGGCGAGCTCCGGGAAGTTCAAGGGATCTGTTCTTCGAAAGAACGAGAAGCTAATGAGGAAGGAGGAGGATCCAACAACAGCCGGTGTACCGATCAAGCCAAGTAGAGAGCTGAGAGATCTCGAGGTGGTGCAGTACGCTTACAAGCTCTTTAACATCTCCAAAGGTCTTGTCCCTGATCTCAGATTAGCTTCTCGAGGATGGGATGAGAGCAAGAGGTTCGTTGACTCGTTGACTCCTGAGGAAGCTTTAAGGGTTTTAGAGGTGGAGCTGAGTTTCATGTACGATGATTTCTTCACCAAAGCCAGTATCTTGCTCACTCGGGTCGGATCCGTCTTCCGGTTTATAGCTTTTGGATGTCTTGTATCATCTCTATGCATCTTCTTTTCCAAGAAGAAGGAGAATTACAAGAGATTTGATGTTAGCCTTACGTATGCACTGCTCATAGGTGGAATAGTTCTTGAACTAGTTGTTGCTGTAATGATCTGTGTATCCGATAGAACAATAGCCATAACAAGGAAGCTTAAGCAGAGTTCTGACGAAACCTGGTCCTGGTATGACAAATTCTTAAACTGGATCCTTGGTTTCAGGAGACTGAAGTGGGAGAGATGTAGATGTCCCATGAGCGAAGAAGACCTCTCCGAGGCACATGAGGTACTAAACAGGAGATTCATGTTCCGGAGATGGTCTGAGTACATACATGGCTACAATCTAATCGAGTTCTGCCTTAGGATAAGTCCACAGAAAATCCACCGTCCAGAGGGTTACATAAGAAGCTTCTTTGACCTTAGGATAACTCGTAGACTCGCTTTGGTTGCGCAAGGAATGTACTCATGTTTTGCATCTATGGAGGGTGGAGTATCGACAGCAATGACATGCTGCATTATAAGAAATATCTGGCTCCTTTTATTCTTCCCTCTCCTTTTGTTATTGGCTCCTTTAGTTCTACTTGTGGACCTTCTCCTATTAGGGGTTGGTCAGTTCTTGGAGTTCTTTGGTGTCCAAGATGAGATTACAGAGATTATCTTCAAATCCAGCGACCGTCTCCCCAAAGATCTTTGGGAGTTCATACACAATGAGGTGAGGTATAAATCTCGTGTCGCTGTGGATAGAGAACGTGCCAAGAGGATATCTTCTGCAAGAGGCGAGTGGACGCTAAACCAACCTCAGAGGAGCGGAACTGCGGAGTTAACAGTGGAGCAGGCACTGGTTCAGCATGTGAGTTTAGTTGATTATGGTCAAAGCATCCTGTTATGGCACATTGCCACGGATCTAATCTACCGCATAGAGATAAGGATCCTGACAGAGGAACAGTACAGATGTAAGGAAGTGAGTAAAATGCTGTCGGACTACATGATGTACTTGATGATGATGAAACCTGCCTTGATGTCAGCTGTTGCGGGAACCGCAAAGATGAAGTTCACGGAGACTTGTTCTGTAGCTAGAACGTTCTTCGGGGATGGCTTTTCGGATGTGAGGGAAGCTTGTGGGGAACTTTTGTCAAAAAAAAGGAACATGATGGTGTTCTATATGGGAGATGAAAGCACACTTGAAGATGCGTGTAAGCTTGCTGAAGAACTTTTAAGGATAGAGAGGAGATCAGAAGAAGTAAGCGTTTGGGGATTAGTGAGTAGAGTTTGGGTTGAGTTGCTTTGCTATGCAGCTAACCATTGTGATTCTAAGCAGCATGTTGCTCAGCTTAGTCAAGGTGGTGAACTTGTGAGCTTTGTTTGGCTCTTTATGGCTCATTTGGGGATTGGTAAGCATGCTACTATGCACCATCCAGCTTGA
- the LOC106310513 gene encoding LOW QUALITY PROTEIN: epidermis-specific secreted glycoprotein EP1 (The sequence of the model RefSeq protein was modified relative to this genomic sequence to represent the inferred CDS: inserted 7 bases in 6 codons; substituted 1 base at 1 genomic stop codon), which translates to MALASHILTLXSLFLLISLIRPQVPPLEQLKFLNHGHFGDSKVEYNASYRDIGVIRNHFRLCFFTTPNAXTLAIGMGTGSPDSIIRWVWQANPQHPVHEEASLSFGPEGNLVLSQPDGRVIWXTNTXKGVIVLIMNENGNLVLFDDGGWPVWQSFDFLTDTLLVGQSXLDRLNKLVSRDNGSYTLTLEPNRLVLSHLIPRSSNNRTVVYYVIEGRFIPSTTFYAVKDXGTATQLGLATPGLRPKFLARARCNASQSFLRLDADGNLRIYYTFDFKVSFLAWEVEMSNGRAINGNECWLPSKCGEFGLCEHNQCMASPSGMGILGWSKAFKFKKXSVDPETFHYYRLGGVDHFMTKYDVGLAVGERKCRGLCSVDCRCLGYFYDKSRFNCWISYELGTLVKVSDSKKVAYIKTRNV; encoded by the exons ATGGCATTAGCATCACATATTCTTACTC ATTCTCTCTTTCTTCTCATCTCACTGATCCGACCACAAGTTCCTCCATTAGAGCAGCTCAAATTCCTAAATCATGGCCACTTCGGAGACTCCAAAGTGGAGTACAACGCAAGTTACAGAGACATAGGTGTCATCCGTAATCACTTCCGTCTATGTTTCTTTACCACGCCAAATGC TACACTCGCCATAGGTATGGGAACAGGAAGTCCCGACTCCATCATCCGTTGGGTTTGGCAAGCTAACCCACAACATCCAGTCCACGAAGAGGCTTCTCTTTCCTTCGGACCAGAGGGGAATCTTGTTCTGTCTCAGCCAGATGGTAGAGTCATCTGGTAGACAAACA AAAAAGGCGTTATTGTCTTAATCATGAACGAGAACGGTAATCTTGTGTTGTTTGATGATGGGGGATGGCCTGTGTGGCAGAGTTTTGATTTTCTGACCGATACGCTCTTGGTTGGCCAGT CACTTGATCGCTTGAACAAGCTTGTAAGCCGCGACAATGGGTCATATACTCTTACCTTGGAACCTAACCGGCTCGTTCTAAGTCATTTAATCCCTAGGAGTAGTAACAACAGAACCGTTGTTTATTACGTTATAGAAG GTCGGTTTATTCCAAGCACGACATTCTACGCGGTTAAAG CAGGAACAGCGACTCAGTTGGGCCTAGCCACTCCTGGTCTTAGGCCCAAGTTTCTCGCTCGGGCTAGGTGTAATGCCTCGCAAAGTTTCCTCAGACTTGACGCTGATGGAAACCTTAGGATCTACTACACTTTTGACTTCAAGGTTAGTTTTCTTGCGTGGGAAGTAGAGATGTCAAATGGGCGGGCTATAAATGG CAACGAGTGTTGGTTACCGTCAAAATGCGGAGAGTTTGGGCTTTGTGAGCATAATCAGTGTATGGCTTCTCCATCGGGTATGGGCATATTGGGATGGAGTAAAGCTTTTAAGTTCAAGA ACAGTGTTGATCCAGAGACGTTTCATTATTATAGACTTGGAGGTGTTGATCATTTCATGACCAAGTATGACGTTGGTCTTGCTGTTGGAGAGCGCAAGTGTCGTGGTTTATGTAGTGTGGACTGTAGATGTTTGGGGTATTTTTACGATAAGAGTAGGTTTAACTGCTGGATTAGCTATGAGCTTGGGACTTTGGTTAAAGTGTCTGACTCTAAGAAAGTGGCTTATATCAAAACCCGTAATGTTTGA
- the LOC106307480 gene encoding ras-related protein RABA1b-like, translating to MAGYKVEDDYDYLFKVVLIGDSGVGKSNLLSRFTKNEFNLESKSTIGVEFATRTLKVDEKVIKAQIWDTAGQERYRAITSAYYRGAVGALLVYDTTRRATFENVDRWLKELKNHTDPNIVVMLVGNKSDLRHLLAVPTEDGKSYAEQESLCFMETSALEATNVEEAFAEVLTQIYRITSKKQMEAGEDGNGSVPKGEKIEVKNDVSALKKLGCCSS from the exons ATGGCAGGGTACAAAGTGGAAGACGACTACGATTACCTCTTCAAAGTCGTACTCATAGGCGATTCCGGGGTAGGCAAATCGAATCTCCTCTCCAGATTCACCAAAAACGAGTTCAATCTCGAGTCTAAATCCACCATTGGCGTCGAGTTCGCAACTCGGACCTTGAAAGTCGATGAAAAGGTCATCAAGGCTCAGATTTGGGATACTGCTGGTCAAGAAAG GTACCGTGCCATCACAAGTGCATACTACCGTGGAGCCGTTGGGGCGCTCCTAGTATATGATACCACCCGCCGTGCAACTTTTGAGAACGTGGACCGGTGGTTAAAGGAGCTCAAGAACCACACAGACCCTAACATTGTGGTGATGCTCGTCGGCAACAAATCTGATCTCCGCCATCTACTAGCTGTTCCCACGGAAGATGGGAAATCATATGCTGAGCAGGAGTCGCTTTGCTTCATGGAAACATCTGCCCTTGAAGCCACCAACGTCGAGGAAGCCTTTGCAGAGGTTTTGACACAGATTTACCGTATCACAAGCAAGAAGCAAATGGAAGCTGGTGAAGATGGGAACGGATCTGTTCCAAAAGGTGAGAAGATCGAGGTTAAAAACGATGTCTCTGCTTTGAAGAAACTCGGGTGTTGCTCAAGTTGA
- the LOC106311340 gene encoding uncharacterized protein LOC106311340, giving the protein MACPRVSILTICLLLFVVGFASQPCEARKVLMPYNASKGLFLSALPKGNVPPSGPSDKGHTFQPEDYLDKHMVPEIHRQLGSVPSPGVGH; this is encoded by the coding sequence ATGGCTTGTCCAAGGGTCTCCATTTTGACTATTTGCTTATTACTTTTTGTTGTAGGATTTGCCTCGCAACCTTGTGAAGCTAGAAAGGTTTTAATGCCTTACAATGCAAGCAAGGGATTGTTTCTTAGTGCCTTACCAAAGGGTAATGTGCCACCTTCGGGTCCAAGCGACAAGGGTCACACTTTTCAGCCGGAGGATTATTTGGACAAGCATATGGTTCCGGAGATTCACCGCCAACTAGGATCAGTCCCTAGCCCCGGCGTTGGTCATTAG